From the Candidatus Binatia bacterium genome, the window AGCCGTACCCACCGAAAGGTGTTGCGGTGGCGAAATATCGCGGCACGCCGGGAACTGATTCCGGCGCTTTGACCGCAGGAACGATTTTCTCGACGGGTTGCCGTGTGCATCCAACAGCCCCTCCCAACGCGAGCGAGGCCCCCATCAACTGCAGGAAGGATCGGCGATCGACAGCACTCGCACCATCGGGAATGACCGACGCCTCGCGCGGGAACTCGCTATGGAGGAACTTTTCGAATTCCGGGTCGCCCGCCAATTCCTCCAGGCTGCGCCAGTAGGTAGGCCCCGACTGACTGTTCAAACGTTCGCGAATTGAGGCAAGATCTAATTTACTCATGGGTTCCTTCCCTCAGCGGTGGCAAATGCCGCAATCCTCGCCCGGGTTGACGTCGTACTCTTCGAGCAGGCTCAGCCCGAGATAGAGCTGGTCCGCGGGAGGTTCGTAGTCAAAGTCAAAAATCGCATCGAGCGGCCGCAGGTACTTCTCGGGTTCGCGATGGCAGGAAAGACACCACTCCATATGGAGCGAGGGCTCTTGCCAGAGCACGTTCTGCTCGTCCACGTCGCCGTGGCAGCTTTGGCAGCCCACCCCTTTTTTGACGTGCGCGCTGTGGTTGAAATAAACGTAGTCCGGCAGGTCGTAGACCTTGGTCCACTCGATTGGTTTTTCCTCCCGCCAGCTGGCTCGGACGGGCTCGAGGAACTCGCTCTCTTTCCAGACCTGCGAGTGGCAGTTCATGCAGGTTTGGGTAGGCGGCATACCCGCGTAGGCCGCGTCCTCGACCGTCGTATGACAATAACGGCAATCGATCCCCAACTCCCCGGAGTGGTGCCGGTGACTGAACTGAATGGGCTGCTCGCGAGCCACGCCCTGGCCGGTGGCC encodes:
- a CDS encoding cytochrome c3 family protein, producing MKAVQIFHRSQNVLSRVVIFGGIGLVGLFFFLASTLNRSPWATGQGVAREQPIQFSHRHHSGELGIDCRYCHTTVEDAAYAGMPPTQTCMNCHSQVWKESEFLEPVRASWREEKPIEWTKVYDLPDYVYFNHSAHVKKGVGCQSCHGDVDEQNVLWQEPSLHMEWCLSCHREPEKYLRPLDAIFDFDYEPPADQLYLGLSLLEEYDVNPGEDCGICHR